In one Gadus morhua chromosome 7, gadMor3.0, whole genome shotgun sequence genomic region, the following are encoded:
- the LOC115547480 gene encoding tripartite motif-containing protein 35: MAYKSCLVDDLSCSVCCDIFNDPVILSCSHSFCKGCLQSWWMRNQEQQCPLCKRRSSKTEPPRNIALKNLSEAFQRENADLCALHGEKLKLFCLDDLETACVICRHSEKHANHRFLPVDEAALIHREEIQKLMKPQKEKLNDFVETKRKCEDIAADINVQTAHTERRIQKEFEKLHQLLQDEEKSMITALRGEEQLKGQKMNKEIEVWSKQIEIISHTVTETEQQLGAGDISFLKKFKATREKIARPRPSPALPKGAQLDVEKHLGNLAYAVWKKLEENVSSFPVILDPNTAGPDLHLSEDLTSVRRGARQQLPKNN; the protein is encoded by the coding sequence ATGGCGTACAAATCATGCCTAGTGGACGATCTGTCCTGTTCTGTTTGTTGTGACATCTTTAATGACCCTGTTATCCTATCGTGTAGTCACAGTTTCTGCAAGGGCTGTTTGCAGAGTTGGTGGATGCGAAACCAGGAACAGCAGTGTCCACTTTGCAAGAGGAGATCTTCAAAGACCGAACCACCCAGGAACATCGCTCTGAAGAACCTGTCGGAGGCCTTTCAGCGGGAGAACGCGGATCTCTGCGCTCTGCACGGTGAGAAACTCAAGCTCTTCTGTCTCGATGACCTGGAGACGGCGTGTGTCATCTGTCGACACTCTGAAAAACATGCTAACCACAGATTCCTTCCTGTGGATGAAGCTGCCCTGATCCACAGGGAAGAAATTCAGAAATTAATGAAACCCCAGAAGGAGAAGTTAAACGATTTCGTTGAGACCAAGAGAAAGTGTGAGGACATAGCAGCAGACATTAATGTCCAGACCGCGCACACCGAGAGACGGATTCAAAAGGAGTTTGAGAAGCTTCACCAGCTTCTCCAAGATGAAGAGAAGTCCATGATCACTGCGCTGAGAGGCGAAGAGCAGTTGAAAGGTCAGAAGATGAACAAGGAGATTGAGGTGTGGTCGAAGCAGATAgaaatcatttcacacacagTCACCGAGACTGAGCAGCAGCTGGGGGCTGGAGACATTTCCTTCCTGAAGAAGTTCAAGGCTACAAGAGAGAAAATAGCTCGGCCCCGACCCTCGCCAGCTCTACCCAAGGGAGCGCAGCTGGACGTGGAAAAACACCTGGGCAACCTGGCCTACGCAGTCtggaagaagctggaggagaacGTCTCCTCCTTCCCTGTGATCCTGGACCCCAACACCGCTGGCCCCGATCTCCACCTGTCTGAGGACCTGACCAGCGTGAGACGTGGAGCGAGACAGCAGCTCCCTAAGAACAATTAG
- the LOC115547892 gene encoding uncharacterized protein LOC115547892, with product MSRKTLAWSNKEVETFLSILGEEDVQRGLDSAVRNEKVFQLVSGRMAIAGYEKNTEQCRRQCKKLRAEYEEVKDHNNRSGVDRKMWKWFNIMDPIYGHRPASRGREGAIDTATSLLESMLEPTGEVPRYQEVPDSAFPEDEDMGSSRCVSPTPSTPVPAESAALCNTTNPTYPRPFAFAKRSRASDVALALRDMQASDERRQEREEERQDRRHRVAREEALQDATDARLHEDQRAMQRMAQVASFNTAFLQTFSQMVQAFGHRDPVP from the exons atgtcgcgtaaaacgcttgcttggtcgaataaggaggtggagacgttcctcagcattcttggggaggaagacgtgcagAGGGGGCTTGATAGTGCAGTGAGGAACGAGAAGGTCTTCCAGCTGGTTTCTGGTCGAATGGCGATTGCGGGATACGAGAAGAACACTGAGCAGTGTCGGCGGCAATGCAAAAAGCTCCGGGCCGAGTATGAGGAGGTGAAAGACCACAACAACCGCAGTGGCGTCGACAGGAAGATGTGGAAGTGGTTTAACATCATGGACCCAATCTACGGACACCGACCGGCgagtagaggaagagagggggccATCGACACGGCAACCTCTCTGCTCGAGTCCATGTTGGAGCCTACCG GTGAGGTACCTCGCTACCAGGAAGTGCCTGACTCGGCCTTCCCAGAGGACGAAGACATGGGGTCAAGCCGTTGTGTGAGCCCAACGCCATCTACACCAGTCCCAGCGGAGAGTGCTGCTCTTTGcaacaccaccaaccccacctatCCACGGCCTTTTGCCTTTG CCAAAAGAAGTAGGGCCAGTGATGTTGCACTTGCCCTCCGGGATATGCAGGCATCTGATGAGAGGCGGCAGGAGCGGGAAGAGGAGCGGCAGGACCGTAGACACCGGGTCGCTCGAGAGGAGGCCCTACAGGATGCCACCGATGCTCGACTGCATGAGGATCAACGAGCAATGCAGCGGATGGCGCAAGTTGCATCGTTCAACACCGCCTTCCTCCAAACCTTCAGCCAGATGGTGCAGGCGTTTGGACACCGCGACCCTGTGCCGTGA
- the LOC115547133 gene encoding uncharacterized protein LOC115547133, whose translation MAYTSSLNDHLSCSVCCDIFEDPVILSCSHSFCKGCLQSWWTKKQEQQCPLCKRRSSKTEPLRNIALKNLSEAFQRENADLCALHGEKLKLFCLDDLETACVICRHSEKHAKHGFLPVDEAATIHKEAIQKLLKRQKEKLEVLVETKKKCQNIAAHINIQATHTEKQIQKEFEKLQQFLKDEEKSRITALRGEQKLKGKKIKKEIEELSKQIETISHTVTETEQQLVAGDISFLKKYKATREKVAQPPPWPGLSYGALLDVAKHLGNLAYAVWKKLGENVSSFPVILDPNTAGPDLHLSEDLTSVRCGARQQLPENPERLQYGVLGSEPLKSGTYTWQVMVGGSAQWGLGVSMGLNQPPGSRSSEVQIPGSIHVVKCYKIGLHNGRYRSASSNQSGGWVDLHRARPKSPWIRMRWNTTNASGVVSFTDPEANKKILSLEVPSLVLPFINTTDTVPLKISPWKELELMAPFHRRLSDQLVWIHSVTTMAYTSSLFDDLTCSVCCDIFKDPVILSCSHSFCKGCLQTWWTEKQEQQCPLCKRRSSKTDPPRNIALKNLSEAFQRENADLCALHGEKLKLFCLNDLETACVICRDSEKHANHRFLPVDEAAASHREDIEKLLKTQKEKLEHFVETKRKCEDIAAHIDVQTAHTERQIQKEFEKLHQYLKDEEKSRITALRGEEEFKVQKMEKEIEELSTFSHTVTETEQQLVADDISFLKKFKATREKLALARPLEALPQGALLDVAKHLGNLAHAVWKKLEENVSYFPVILDPNTAGPDLHLSEDLTSVRYGARQQLPENPERLKYGVLGSEPLKSETGHSSLVWTWEAEVGDSANWELGVNIDIFYGVPSGTYCVSFPFRYPVDNYFKIGLHNGRYRSVSSQQSGEWIDLPAMQKLQRIRMNWYPTTHVISFSDPKTNQAIHSWIVSATNVLQQFNILPFINSTDTVPLKISPGKEL comes from the exons ATGGCGTACACATCATCCCTAAATGATCATCTGTCCTGTTCTGTTTGCTGTGACATCTTTGAAGACCCGGTTATCCTATCGTGTAGTCACAGTTTCTGCAAAGGCTGTCTGCAGAGTTGGTGGACGAAGAAACAGGAACAGCAGTGTCCACTTTGCAAGAGGAGATCTTCAAAAACCGAACCACTCAGGAACATTGCTCTGAAGAACCTGTCGGAGGCCTTCCAGCGGGAGAACGCGGATCTCTGCGCTCTGCACGGTGAGAAACTCAAGCTCTTCTGTCTCGATGACCTGGAGACGGCGTGTGTCATCTGTCGACATTCTGAAAAACACGCCAAGCACGGATTCCTTCCTGTGGATGAAGCTGCCACGATCCACAAGGAAGCAATTCAGAAATTACTAAAACGACAGAAGGAGAAGTTAGAGGTCTTGGTGGAGACCAAGAAAAAGTGTCAGAACATAGCAGCGCACATTAATATCCAGGCCACGCACACCGAGAAACAGATTCAAAAGGAGTTTGAGAAGCTCCAACAGTTTCTCAAAGATGAAGAGAAGTCCAGGATCACTGCGCTGAGAGGCGAACAGAAGTTGAAAGGTAAGAAGATAAAGAAGGAGATCGAGGAGCTGTCGAAGCAGATAGAAACCATTTCGCACACAGTCACCGAGACGGAGCAGCAGCTGGTGGCTGGAGACATTTCCTTCCTGAAGAAGTACAAGGCTACAAGAGAGAAAGTAGCTCAGCCCCCACCCTGGCCAGGTCTCTCCTATGGAGCGCTGCTGGACGTGGCCAAACACCTGGGCAACCTGGCCTACGCAGTCTGGAAGAAGCTGGGGGAGAACGTCTCCTCCTTCCCTGTGATCCTGGACCCCAACACCGCCGGCCCTGATCTCCACCTGTCTGAGGACCTGACCAGCGTGAGATGTGGAGCGAGACAGCAGCTCCCTGAGAACCCAGAGAGGCTACAGTATGGTGTGCTGGGATCTGAGCCACTTAAATCAGGGACCTACACCTGGCAGGTAATGGTGGGAGGCAGCGCTCAGTGGGGCCTGGGCGTTAGCATGGGTCTCAACCAGCCACCAGGATCGAGGTCGTCTGAGGTGCAGATACCAGGCAGCATCCATGTTGTTAAGTGTTATAAAATAGGGTTACATAACGGTAGATACAGATCAGCGTCATCAAATCAATCTGGAGGATGGGTTGATCTTCACCGAGCGAGGCCGAAGTCACCCTGGATCAGAATGAGGTGGAATACTACGAACGCTTCTGGTGTAGTGTCTTTCACTGATCCTGAAGCCAACAAGAAAATACTCTCATTGGAGGTCCCATCATTGGTTTTACCATTCATCAATACCACTGATACGGTTCCTTTGAAGATTTCCCCATGGAAGGAGCT AGAGCTTATGGCGcctttccaccggagg CTGTCTGACCAGTTGGTTTGGATTCACTCTGTGACTACAATGGCGTACACATCATCCCTCTTTGACGATCTCACCTGTTCTGTTTGCTGTGACATCTTTAAAGACCCTGTTATCCTATCGTGTAGTCACAGTTTCTGCAAAGGCTGTCTACAGACATGGTGGACAGAAAAACAGGAACAGCAGTGTCCACTTTGCAAGAGGAGATCTTCAAAGACCGATCCACCCAGGAACATCGCCCTGAAGAACCTGTCGGAGGCCTTCCAGCGGGAGAACGCGGATCTCTGCGCTCTGCACGGTGAGAAACTCAAGCTCTTCTGTCTCAATGACCTGGAGACGGCGTGTGTCATCTGTCGAGATTCTGAAAAACACGCCAACCACAGATTCCTTCCTGTGGATGAAGCTGCCGCGAGCCACAGGGAAGACATTGAGAAATTACTAAAAACACAGAAGGAGAAGTTAGAGCACTTTGTTGAGACCAAGAGAAAGTGTGAGGACATAGCAGCGCACATTGATGTCCAGACCGCGCACACCGAGAGACAGATTCAAAAGGAGTTTGAGAAGCTTCACCAGTATCTCAAAGATGAAGAGAAGTCCAGGATCACTGCGCTGAGAGGCGAAGAGGAGTTTAAAGTTCagaagatggagaaggagattgAGGAGCTGTCGACCTTTTcgcacacagtcacagagaCGGAGCAGCAGTTGGTGGCTGACGACATTTCCTTCCTGAAGAAGTTCAAGGCTACAAGAGAGAAATTAGCCCTGGCCCGACCCTTGGAAGCTCTACCGCAGGGAGCGCTGCTGGACGTGGCCAAACACCTGGGCAACCTGGCCCACGCAGTCtggaagaagctggaggagaacGTCTCTTACTTTCCTGTGATCTTGGACCCCAACACCGCTGGCCCCGATCTCCACCTGTCTGAGGACCTGACCAGCGTGAGATACGGAGCAAGACAACAGCTCCCTGAGAACCCAGAGAGGCTGAAGTATGGTGTGCTGGGATCTGAGCCACTTAAATCAGAGACAGGTCACTCCTCCCTGGTGTGGACCTGGGAGGCAGAGGTGGGAGACAGCGCTAACTGGGAGCTGGGCGTAAACATTGATATATTTTATGGAGTCCCATCTGGAACGTATTGTGTGTCGTTTCCGTTTCGCTACCCTGTTgataattattttaaaatagGGTTACATAATGGTAGATACAGATCAGTATCATCACAACAATCTGGAGAATGGATTGATCTCCCAGCGATGCAGAAGTTACAGAGGATCAGAATGAATTGGTATCCGACCACTCATGTAATCTCCTTCAGTGATCCTAAAACCAACCAGGCAATCCACTCATGGATTGTTTCAGCAACTAATGTACTACAACAATTTAATATATTACCATTTATCAATTCCACTGATACAGTTCCTTTGAAGATTTCCCCAGGGAAGGAGCTGTAA
- the LOC115548005 gene encoding tripartite motif-containing protein 35-like: protein MADASSRVDDLSCSVCCDIFKDPVILSCSHSFCKGCLQSWWTQNQEQQCPLCKRRSSRTDPPRNIALKNLSEAFQRGNVDLCALHGEKLKLFCLDDLETACLICRHSEKHANHRFLPVDEAAAIHREEIQKLLKPQKEKLNDFVETKRKCEDIAADINVQTAHTERQIQKEFEKLHQLLQDEEKSRITTLRDEEQLKGQKMKKEIEELSKQIETISHTVTETEQQLVAGDISFLKKFKATRGKVAQRRPSPALPKGAQLDVGKHLGNLAYAVCKKLEENVSYSPVILDPNTAGPDLHLSEDLTSVRRGARQQLPKNNQRRKYGVLGSESLESGTHGRYGGLTWRETQQLPENPLESGTYTRPPSWGRGFHFERRPRFWEEPLSWKDPGLHD, encoded by the coding sequence ATGGCGGACGCATCATCCCGAGTTGACGATCTGTCCTGTTCTGTTTGCTGTGACATCTTTAAAGACCCTGTTATCCTATCGTGTAGTCACAGTTTCTGCAAGGGTTGTCTGCAGAGTTGGTGGACGCAAAACCAGGAACAGCAGTGTCCACTTTGCAAGAGGAGATCTTCAAGGACCGATCCACCCAGGAACATTGCCCTGAAGAACCTGTCGGAGGCCTTCCAGCGGGGGAACGTGGATCTCTGCGCTCTGCACGGTGAGAAACTCAAGCTCTTCTGTCTCGATGACCTGGAGACGGCGTGTCTCATCTGTCGACACTCTGAAAAACACGCCAACCACAGATTCCTTCCTGTCGATGAAGCTGCCGCGATCCACAGGGAAGAAATTCAGAAATTATTGAAACCCCAGAAGGAGAAGTTAAACGACTTTGTTGAGACCAAGAGAAAGTGTGAGGACATAGCAGCAGACATTAATGTCCAGACCGCGCACACCGAGAGACAGATTCAAAAGGAGTTTGAGAAGCTTCACCAGCTTCTCCAAGATGAAGAGAAGTCCAGGATCACTACGCTGAGAGACGAAGAGCAGTTGAAAGGTCagaagatgaagaaggagaTCGAGGAGCTGTCAAAGCAGATAGAAACCATTTCACACACAGTCACCGAGACGGAGCAGCAGCTGGTGGCTGGAGACATTTCCTTCCTGAAGAAGTTCAAGGCTACAAGAGGGAAAGTAGCTCAGCGCCGACCTTCACCAGCTCTACCCAAGGGAGCGCAGCTGGACGTGGGCAAACACCTGGGCAACCTGGCCTACGCAGTCTGTaagaagctggaggagaacGTCTCCTACTCTCCTGTGATCCTGGACCCCAACACCGCTGGCCCCGATCTCCACCTGTCTGAGGACCTGACCAGCGTGAGACGTGGAGCGAGACAGCAGCTCCCTAAGAACAATCAGAGGCGGAAGTATGGTGTGCTGGGATCTGAGTCCCTTGAATCAGGAACCCACGGAAGGTATGGAGGCCTGACATGGCGAGAGACACAACAGCTCCCTGAGAACCCCCTTGAATCAGGAACCTACACCAGGCCTCCATCTTGGGGGAGAGGCTTCCATTTTGAGAGGAGGCCTCGATTTTGGGAGGAGCCTTTATCCTGGAAGGACCCAGGCCTccatgattaa